ttatgtttttcttttttgtactaacaaatttacataaccttacggacgtctctgtcaatttttaattaaatattgatcaagaactacagaactactacaggacgtcacactacagacaacagaactacagggaacagaactacaggcaacagaactacaggcaacagaactacaggcaacagaactacagacaacagaactacagaaacaacgtcccaaaatacgacagactgttaaaatttcctgttgtgttttccaactgggtatatatatatatatatatatatatatatatatatatatatatatatatatatatatatatatatatatatatgtatatataaatgaGGATTGAAGAAGGCGACGGCTGGAGAAGCGTACGTCGAAATACGCGTGCTTTGTAGCAGAAATACGGCGTTTAGCCATGGCACGtttctacactgtaaaaaattttttcgaaaaaaaaacagacattttCTGGCAGCTGTCCTGCCAGAAAAAGTCTGTACAGTTCTGTTTTccgtttttcagtttttcggttATTTTACAATTTTAGTTTTTTTATCATTTACCGAAAATCCCAGTAAAATATCTGTGAAATTTCATTTTCTATTTCGAAGCAAGTCTGTGATTTTCAGGTTCTTTTTTCTCATTATTTACTGAAAGCTTGTAAAATGTCTGTGAAATTCACTTTTCTGTTTTCAGTGATTGTGTTATTTTACAGTGTTTCCTTTCTGTCATGTACAGAAAATCTGTGAAATTCACTTTTCTGTTTTCAGTTATTCTGTTATTTCGCAATGTTTCTTTTCTATCACGTACAGAAAATCTGTGAATGCAAATTGAGTTTAGTTGTCTGTTTTTGGCTGCCCTGTTAATTTACACACAATTTTCTTTTTGGTTTGCAGAAAATATATTTGAAGTTCCTGCAAAGTTCGGTTTcctatttgttttttttattctaattCTTTTCCCCGCACAAAATACGGTTTCTGTGCAAGCACAAGGGCTCATTAAATTACACATACAATCTTTGCATCGTTTATACCAACGAAAGTGTGATATTACATAATTCGTTGCTCGAGGGAAGTTGCCTGTAGTAATTTAAGAATATCTAAATATCAAACGTTTGCACAACGCACTGATCTTCATCAGTATAGCATTGCCTGAGAACCAAAAACCAAGCAGCTTGATATGAATGAACACTTTATTAAAAGGAAAGTCACATGAGCATTCTTCTATAGCTCGAAAACTATAAGCAACAGAAACTAAAAAATCTAAAAGTCATAGTCTTTCAAAGCCGTTACGAGTGCAGCCACTCTTGGTGACAGGCAGTGCTGCTTCCCGCCATTCTTTTGCACCTTTGTTCCTCTTGCAGGATTAATACCTGCAATAGCCCTGAAACAAAGAGCCACGAGCTATCACTAATGACCAGGCACAAAAACAATTTTTATAGTTGAAAGACAAAAATATATTCGTTCTACACTTGCACAACCATTCTGACAAGGGCAGATGTGTTAAAGAAATCAGGTCTCATATATGATCCGCTACGTTCTGAGGGGTAAAAGCTAAGTAAGAAAAGCACTAATATCTTACCTGTTCCCACCCAGAAATAAAACGCTAGCTTTGTGAGGCGTCACTTTGCTGCTCAAACCTTCTTGTCAAGCTCCTCATAGCGATAAAGCAGCAAGATTCGTTTTATCAACAACCGCACATCAGCATGACTCACAGGCACTGCTAGGCGGAAAGAGCATACGATGCTTTTACAATGTCATTGTTTACGAGGCATGAGTTGGAGTTTCCGGTCATACAGGTATCATTGGAAACAGAAGTATCTAGGATGCTAGTGAAGTCATTTAAGTACCTTCCTTCTCAGTGATCACCTCATTTTACTACCACATATTAAATGACTTGAGATCGATTTTCATCTCCACAAGGGAGGATTTGATCCAGTGGGTAATGATAAAAGTGTCGGACTCGTTCGTAGCTTATGCGCCCTAGGAACTCATAGCCACTACAGTACATGTGGCCTTATGAATGAGGAGGCGTGAACGGataaaacaagaagaaatgtGCTTTAATAAAACGTTAGGTCTCTTTTGCTTACCTTGCTACAACGGTTTGTCATGTCAGAACGCACCCCTCTCCCATAAAAAACAGCCTGAAATCCGTACCCCGATTCCATCACCTTAAGTGTGTATGTGTGAGATGCGGCAGAAAAAGAGCGGgagatacattttttttctgtccgaTTGATATTTTATATACAGGGTGATTTTTGTCACTTTTGAAGATATTTGTTTTAAATATTTAGCTACGTCGGTGTGGTCCTCTGAGCTGGACTGTACAGCAAGGCAGACATTAGGTACCTCAAATGTATCTGTAGTTACATAATTAACTTTGACTGACTTTTCTATTTTTCATCTCAGAAGCAAGGTAGGTTATGTTGCAAAATTGATGGTCGTCAACTTTGAATATGagctgttttaaatattcctaaACGGCAGTATCATTCAAGACATCGACCAACAAAAATACACATATGAAAGCTCGTTGAGTCTACTTTCCACCATTGCACATTCATAGAAAAATCGCTTCTCGCACTTCTAATGCATGCAGCAAGTACAGACGCAGTTAGTGTATTTTTATGATGTATAAGTTAACCAGATTTCGGCGGCAATACGATGAGCAGTTACGGCATTGTATAGTTAGGTAAAGTCGGCCAGCCAATTGAACAAGCTTTCCTTCGATACTTCGAAATACATTGCCGAgaaacaaaatttaaaaataagCCTAACCTTCGATGTTGACAGATAGATTTTGCGATACAACCTTCCCTTTAGAGCAGAAATAGTAAAGTTTGTTACCTAATTTAAGCTGATTAATCGTCTAATTATTCATCCATATCAGGTACATAATGTCCACTTTGCAGTACAATCCAGCACAATAGAAAGCATCGGCGCTTTTCTCACACTGTTTAAAATAGAAGGCTGcaaaggttaaaaaaaattaaggttTATATTACAGTTGCATGCTTGTTACTTGCTGTTTTTGGTGTTGCGCTTTATTATAACAAAACAACTAAGTACCTGATCTCAGACCTTCACGTTTACTAGAATGCATCCTTGACTGTATGTTCTTGCATTAGCCTCCCAGCAGAACTAATAGTCGGCACACAGGCGTGATCCCTAGCTGCTGCTGTACTGTTGACTATAGAGATAAAAGGTTTCTTTATGATGTCCCGCTGTTTGACACATATTTTCAAAAATCAGACTGGATAATGAGGGCATGTTATTACGTCAGTCAATGGTAAATCAATTATTAATTTCTTGTACTACAATGTTGCTAAAACTCCCTACCTTAAAGCAAATTTTCTTCGGTGCTGCTCCTATACTACAGCACACTACCAAATATCTTTAGCGTTACTGCGTCCCAGTGCTAGTTCAATGCCAAACTAAAGAAATGCCAACTTTCACCTCTATAAGCAAACTTCATTAGCAGTATGATATTTTCGATGAACACGCACACTGTTCAAGAAGCTTTTCAGTTGAagtgcattttcttcgcatactGTCAGTTTAGCAGCGTAGTAACCACTTTTCTAAATAAGGTTTTGGAAGATTGGCAGACTGCAGTATGCATTTGCGCAGGGCGTGCTGTTACGTAAAGCAAGTGTACAAGTGAGTGAACATTGGCTTCAGTTCTTACCTCTGTGTGAATTCCATGCACAGGCTCGTCTCCTTCTGGTACTGGATGTTAAAAGCAAAATGGGCAAAGAACAGCAGCTTGAAGGCCTCGTCTGGCTTCGATGCATGAAGTACTGGATGGGTGTCCACGCAGATTGTGTATGAATTAGCAGTGAGAAAAGTCCATCCTGGAAAAGAGTTGGAAGGAAGAATTATTATTCGCTTTGTCCTTCTGTTTTCATTATGTCTTTCACTTACGCGTACAGTCTCGTTATTCAGAGGGGTGGGTCCATCACCATTAGGTTTAGGAAGATAAGTGAAAAACGAGGAAGGGATAACGACGAAGATTGCATTGGCCTATACATGATAGGCGCATCGAGCCAACAATACTCATTAAGCATTTCAATCAGCGGGAAGTGTATTTTAATAAAATGCATACATTTGTCTAATATAATAAATATTTGCATTCCGGACAAGGTAGCACCATTTAGTGCATTTTTCAGCAATTTTTTATGAACTGCCCCTTTATTCAGTCATCAGTATCTTACCTTTCGCGCAGATGAAAGGACAGCTTGGCAGATCCCCCAAGTCATCGTCGCTGGCCGTCTCCTTACATGAAAAATCCAATTCACATGCGAATTAGCGTTAGGATCGGTCAATGGGatgtaataaaagaaaaatgctgcCTTAAGTCCTCAACACAGACGCCATTTCACTTAATATGAGTTACCATCGCGTCGCACGCTAAAACACACCGCAGCAAGTCTGCTGGCTTTGAGGATAAATTTTTGTTTATGGGCAAGGTTGACATAAAACTTCCAGATTTTCTGTTATCTCAGTACAAATGTTAGAGACGTGGGATTAAAACAATCACTGCACTACTGTTATAAAAGGCAGTGCTGACCTGGTTATTGGGAGGAATAAATTAATGGGACACTTCACATTGTGCATTAAAGTGCGACGACTGCAAAGAAATAATGCAAACTACATTTGTCAGTTTTTACCTCTGTTAGCTTGTAGAACAGCTCTTTGTCTTCTCCGAAGATTGCCAGCAGTAGTAGTGGCATGGCTTCGTATTCAACTGCCATTGACTTCCTGTTAGCTTTGGCAGCTTCTATTTCTTGGAGACAAGACttcaaacattctttttttacttGGCTGTGTGCGTAACGAAAAACTTGCCGTGCAACAGTCTTTAGTCGGTCATCAAAAGTCCGTGCAACATTTGAGCCTAGCAAGATGTTTACGTGGTTGGTCAGGTGCTTTGCCTGAAACAGAAATGGCCAGCTTCGCTCAATGTCTCGAATATTTTTGGATGCATTGATAAGCTGACGTTGTGATGCATAAGTCTCCGACATGAGCTGTGCAACCATGGTCTCATCTGGAAGCGCAAGCCTGAACTGCGACAGCAGGTCGTCTTTTTTATTCTCCTGTGAGTCAGCGGTCTCGTCAGATGGAAGCTTTGGTTGCCATGCCACACACCCATACGAGTCTCTCTGAATCTTCACGCGTTTCACACGCAAGTCCACTTCATCGTCCCGTTCGAACTGATCTAGCTGCTCAGAGCTTGGCCTTCGTTTGTTGTTAACACAGTTTTCAAGTTTCCACATGAGTGTCTCAATACCCGAGCCAATTACTGCCCCATTTAGGGTGTCCTCGAACGTCTTCGGGTAATGGCTGACAATTTCAGCTGCGATGACCCTCAAGATCTTGCGACCTGGCTTCCTATTTATGGCAAGAATATGGTCACTCACAAGTCGTACCATTTCATTCAAGTTGCTCTTTACTGGACGCTTCCCTTCTTGGCAAGCCTTCATAAGTTGTGGTGGGAAAACCTCCCAAGGTGTAGAAAAGCTTGCACCCTGTGCGTTTGTAGGCGATTGAATGTCGTTTGGAGAAAGAGACACTGGTGGGTTAGGCGTAGCCGCTGAGTGAAACCTTTCAAGAAGAATCCTTCTGCTGATGGGCTTTAAAAATTGCAAGTCCTCTTCAACCACATACTTCAGATGTTCCAGGGACTCTACACCACATTGCTGCAGCTTCTGGAATGTCAGCTCTACAGCCTCCTTGTCCAGGGCTGGCAGCCAGTTAGAAATTCGTTGTTCCAACTCCATTGCAGCTATCTGAAACACAGTTCAAACTCCATCAAGTAATCCATGCTTCAAAACAAAAACAGGATAACTGCAGCGGGCAAGGTTGTACTGGATTAATGGTGTGTTGTCAAGCAAGCTGTCGAGCTCAATGCACTTGATTGGACCGTCATTACTTAAGATGTTAAAATACTGCATTCCTGGCTCATATGATGTACTAACAGtttttacaagaaaaaaatgccgGGCATCTTTTGACAGGATCAGCTGTATTTCCCCAAACTTTAGTTCGCCGTTCTGCCGTGACATTACAACTAGCATTTTGCACTCATACAACAGACGCCGAATAGTTGCTTGCTGTGTTGAGAAAATTTCCCCTTCATCAGAAACAACTTCCCGAACTTCGTTCTGAATTTCAGGACTGCATAGGCTGATCATGAAAGTAGATGCATTGTCGAGAACGTCAGTACTGCTTCCTGTGTTCTTGTAAGCTTGGAAAAGCTGATGCCGCTGAGATAAAGTCAACGTTAAATTATTGAAATTTTGACAGTTTCTAGCACATTTCTTGAAGTAGCTGTGCTTGCTCTCGCATCGCATTGTCCACAATCTGATCAGGGGACCAAACTGCATAATAAGCATTGGATAGTGAAGAACGTAATGGTGTTTTGGCCTCAATGGAATATTTGGGAACAGAGCTGCTCTGCTTGTCATGTAATCTTCGATGATATCTTGGAGCCTCATAGCCATTGCACTTGTAACTGCTGGCGCAGTAACTAAAAGAACAATTTCTGACAGCAACAGAACCTGCATCCAGACCTCATTCTCTGTACACTGAACGGAACCGACtaggaagaggggaagaaaacgAACCATGTTCCAGTTCTGAATAGCATGGCCTCCAAGTGATTTCTTTACAGTAACCTCACACGGTCTGTCATTGAGGTTGCTGTGCTTAAAAGGAAAGCCACCTATACGGTTATTGAGATCCTCTAGAGAAAGCCACTCAGAAACCGTGACAATATATTGtacatatatattgtatatatgtatatatgtataaatattatatatatatatatattgtatattgtatataCGTCACGCCGTGCATTTGAAACCAGTATCCGGGGATTATGGTTCATAGCGGCAAACACTTTCAGACGTCATGCGCTACCGCGGCCGCCGCCACTCCACGCGCGCCGCTGTTTTGGCGTGCGAGAGGAGAGGGAAAGGCGTGAAGAGGCGGAAGTTCAAATTTTGTCTGCATATAGCTTAGCTTCCACAAGACGCATTAAAATAATTCTCGCTGGAGGATAATTATGAAGCGGCGTCTTTTAACATCCCAGTCATATCGCAACTTTATTGAGAGCCCCTTTCACAGTCACTATTACTCGTTCGCTCGTTACCCCTGTACGGTTAATCAGTACTGCTCCTAGGCTTCTCTGCTATGCATCACGTCATACTTGCAACGGCACCATTGAACTCAACTAATACCATCGGTCGCACGGCGCCGGTTTTTCCACTCAGCGGCCCATATAACGATTTCGAATTAAAATTCAGCAGGTCGTGCGTGCCAGCTCCTATTACTGCGGTCGATGAGTGGTTATCGGCGCCGCTGACGCTGTCTTATACAGCACTCTGTCATATGGTTCAGATGCAATTCACTAGAGCCACGTTCCCATTAGGAAACCGAACACTTGGTCTTCCACTGCACTCGCGACTATTTTATTATAAGGCCTGCCAAACAATACAAGCGCTTTATATGCGCGCACGGATTGAACAAACCCTAATTCAGATGGCTATTGCCAACGGCAATACTAAGTTCGATACACACGCGTCAACTTGTTATTTCGTGGCACAGAAAGTTTATGAACTTTCAAATacacacaaaaatgaacagaaaaccaAAACTACCCACAAAATCACTTTCAGCGTTACCACTGCTTTTAGCACCATCTATGACGATTAGCTAACTCAGTGAGGCCCCTGCCAGCCCCGAAACACGTGCCAGAATTCAATGCCGCGGATGGCCTATGGCTGGCTGGACAAAAAGGCGTGCTGTGTGCAGCGTTGGGAGCCGGCGTGCGTGGGAaaacgaggaggaaagcgccgcgcgGAGGAGAGTGTCATAATCCTATAAGCCACTGACAATTGGTCAGGACGTGATTTCACACATGCATGAACTTGAAACACAGCCGCTCGTCCAATACGTGATAGTAGACTCTTTCAATAGCTTGAAGGCTCTGGTAACAAACAGCTACAGCTGTGCGCGCACAAAAGCTTTGCTTACGCAACTGGCGCACCTAAAACGCAATGCCAACTGTCCTGGAAACGACAGTTTTATTTGCGGAATAGCTAGCGCAGCACCCGAGCAGCGTAACATACTGTGGCGTAATCTAATGACCCCAAGTCAAGACTACTGAACTGTGtgctgaagaattttttttttcagttttattaATGCAAGCACCGCTAACTCGCACCAGGTTGCATGCAAGCGTCGGCGACACGCGACGCGATGGACTACGTCAGCACAGATCCGCGTTCGCTCGAAGCCTAAGCTTATCCCTTAATAAGAAGTCTAGTAACCTGTGCCTCCAATCTGCTTGTAATTTTAAGCATGCTGTCAAGCATCTACGCCATTTGCAATTCTGCGCCAGCCTCCGAAGAGAACTGACACGTGCGGGTGACCGACGGCCCGTTCCCCGCATAACATGCATCTCACCGTCCAGAACTCTCCGCAATACGTGATATTGTCCAATATGGTAGTCTCATTATCCGACAAACAGATCAAACAGCATATTCAACATTACAATTTTCAGATTATATTTCACAGCCATAGCAAGCGCCGTGTGGAATCTATTTGACGCTTATACCGATACAGCGGCGGCTGCCAGGCCGCCGAGCCTACTGAGGCGAAGACATGCGCCACCGCAATACACGGGGAAGCGCCGGCCGCGCAGCAACCGCAAAGTGGGAAACGAGCGATCCACCTCCGAGTCGACGTTGCTTGCCGACAGCTAGGCAAGGGACTAGTTCGGCTCGCGCGAGTGGCCGGTGCGCCGGCCGCATGACGACAGTCGGCGCGGCGGCCAAAATAGCTCAAGCGAGAACCCGAGCCCTGGTAGATCTCAAATTTAACGCACACACCACGTTAAAACACGTTGCAAAGATTTCAAATAGCCTTTAGAGGCAATCGTGAATTCGATGAAAATTAAGGGCTGCGTGGTTGCGGTAGCGAGGCCGCGgcacgatttagaagctagcacAATGGAAGTATGGAATAGACAGAAGACGCTTGCCGCTAcggcggcggccgcggcggcGATTCGCGCGTGAGCGCTCGTCCTGTTCGTTTTAACTTTTAACTGCGTGTCAAAGCTGCACCTTCACCATGAACAGTTTACGGAGCGTAGGCAGCTTGAAACCGCAAGGCGGAGGGTGAAAGTTACACAGGGCTTTCCCGCCATTTACTGAGATGCGAGCTCTGCCCATGCCTTAATATTTCGCTACAGTAATCCACCGCCATCGCACGCAACATCTACAATATAGTTTAGAGATTTCCACCGGTGACACAAAGCAAATAACACTGTCTGTATCAAGAGGCAAAGATTGTTTGTTCACTCacctgtccaaatgaaacaaataaaTCGAGGCACGAAAACACCAAACCCCTCTTCATGCGGAAGCCATCTTGCGAAGTGCAGCTCCGCACCAAAAGCAACCACATAATACTAGTTGTGCGAAAAATTTAGTTTACTATACTCTAGGCTTTAAAAAATAAACGGATGTTTTTAAGGTTTTCGAGTGCATTTTTCGTAGCTTACTTCTTAATAGAGACGCACGTGACTAGACCGCGGCGGTCAAAAACAGAAAATGTCTGTTTTTTTGCTTGATCACCTTTCTGTGTTTTCCAGTAACAGATTTTTTCCGTGCGGCAACAGTAAATTTCTGCAAAAACGCCTGTAATTTTACACACTTTTTTTACAGTGCTATAGCATCTGACATCACACAAACCGTCAAGATGAACTCTATGAACCTGCCATAGTTACCCCGTGGTGTCAGCTAAACATTCCGAAGTACGAAAGAGCGTCAGAAGACGTCCTCATGAACAAGTGACTGCGTCTTTTCGAGATGAAGGCGGCTGAAGCATCTTGGACACAGCGCTATCGAGTCATTCGTTTCAACGAGCACACCGAAAGGTGAGCATTCAGGTGGTACCTCACGGATATATTCGGCAACAATGAATGTTGGGAAGACATCAAGCATGGCATGCCGGACTCCTCTGCTTCCACCAATAGACATGCCTTACGTCTTTTAATGCACTACCGGCTGCAAGAAGGACAGACCATCAAGAAGTAATATGACGAAAACAGGTGTCTCGAAGCCTTGGACGACTTTAAAGGGTACCACATCTCCTGTGGGATGACGCATGGTGTTCCTTCTGACGGAGAACCAGCCCTAGCTGTAGTTTCTTTCTCCTGACCATGAGAGTGGCTTGCCACTTCGTAGAAGGTCGAGTGGGAGCACTTTGCTTTCCTGGAATTCTCAGTACAATGCAAAGAGATCCACTTCTCTTCAGCGGAGGGCAGCACTCAACTTTGACATCTAGCCACCAAAAGGAATGTAGATACTGCTCAGCTGGTGCTTTCCCCCGACATATTAGTTGCCACAATGAATGACGTGCCGTGGCAACGTGTCCGCTCTTGAGGCTGCCTTGGCAAACAGGGGCTAGGCCTCATTATTACGCTCGAAAGGTCTCATGCACGGAAAAGCAATCATTTCAACTCTCGATACAGTAACATGGATTACTTGTAACAGTTAGGCTATGCGACTTCATTTATTGAGAGACTCTGCCATCACAGCTCAGCAAGCTACGCCAAGCACTCGAACTTTTTGTTGCATAATCATGCAGTTGCAGCTTGGAAGCATCACGAAGAAAGTAGATGTGCCCGCCCCGCAAGGCACGAGAACGCAGTTCATTCTTGGCCTAGACGGCGCCTCGTACTTCATTCTTTCTGTAAACTTAGAAAGCAAGGCAGGAACAAGAACACCTGACATTTTTGAACgtactgtttgaaccgcaccgatggcaccggctgttggaatctcagcgctgccaccagctgtcggaatctcagtgctgacacccgttgttgcaaatgggtcgcaagccctaagggtagcgttggcctggtggcctggggcacactggaagcatccgaaggtcccagcaaagcatgaggcgactgctaacagaacaacttgtttattctagcatcgcaaagagcgggcggtcaggtcgaccgaagtagagagacgggagagcacgttactcaacagaagaaatcggagcctctctcctggcgtccgggggcagctgctcttatactcttggcgtcgcgggcaagaaggaaggtcacgagatgacaccacgtgacagcgagctacggacggacggagagacatgtagagacaaggaggtgacgcatcagccgggccggcgccggtcagacctcctcgcatcacacttggggagctcctctccccggctgccgcgctttgacaagcgtgggcacacacacacacacgcacacacaaagacacgtggcactgaacatgccgggacgcgctcggaggggatgcgtcgcggccgctccgaacgggccaaaatgcccgccgctttgaacgaagccccggcgtccgttgaatccgcgccggctacagcgcgcgtcataggcgaaacgtaacagtacacAATGAGAACTGTGAGAAAAGCACTAAAGGCTCTTTATTCAAGACCCCCAAAAACGAGACCTTGACAGTACGGCAACATGCTATCAGCGAATGTCCTCGAAATAAATATGAAGTATATTAGGGAAATCTCATACTGATATTACTGCATCTTTACTCAACAGTATAGCATCGGACTTACAATGCGGCTACAATTCATCGAGTAGCATACAGATCTTCGCAACAGGGAACCAGAAATAGATAAACTGGTTAGCACTCTGTAACGGTGCCTAACTATCAACGATTTCCACCATTCGTCGATCTTCTCGACCGATTGGGAAATGCAATATTTTTCTGCATTGGATGCAACTTACAGATGCTGGCATGTCCGAATGAATTCTTGCGAGATTCAGAAAACTGCATTTCTCACCGCTAATGGCCACCACGAATGGCTGGTGTTGCCGTTCCAGTTAAATAATGCTCCTGCTACATTTGAAGCAGCCATGAAGTTAACAGTGGCGAAACATCCGTTAAATATTGTCATCAATTACTCTGACGATGTCGTCGTATACCCAGAAAGCTTTGTCGAGCGTCTGCGACATCTACAGGCATCACTTAAAGCTCTTATGTCCAAGAACGTAAAACTAATGCGCCAAAAGGGCCAACTTGCCAAGAAGTGCACTGAGTATCTGGGCCACAAAATTTCGCAAACTGAGGCACCTAAGCAAGATAATGTTGTTACAATAGTCAATTTTCCTAGAACCCAAACGAGAGAAAGCCCTCCAGCGTTTTCGTGACACTGTAAACACTTACTGTCAATACATATCTGATTGCATCGATATCGTTCCTCCTCTAAGAAATACTGCTCCGCAAAAGCGCTCACTTGGACAGAAGCATGGGACCGAGCCCATTTCGTAGTCAAGAAGCGCATAAATGAAAAACCAGTGCTTCgcgtatatttacaaatattgTTCAAAGCGCAAAGAAGGAACACAGCACAAAAAGAAGGTCTTTCACAGGACAGGCAAGTGAACCTTCCTTTTTTGCCGTGTTCCTTGTTCGCGGCTTGAAAAATATTTATCAGTTATGCACGAACTAGGCCCACCGAAAGTTCTTCTTCGCGTATACTACGCTTAAAGACATGTATAATGTATACTGCGATGCATCTGGTTAAGGGATTGGAGCCGTGAAGAAGCAGCCAAATGACAAATGAATCAACAACCCGTTGCCGATAGTTTCCGTAAACCTTCACTAATCCATCCCAGGGAGAGAAGGTAAGAGAATAAAGTATCTTACCAGAGGTTTCTGCCGTTTGACCTTCAAGTCGTTGACTCCGTACTTAGCGAGACACCAAGGCATCCAAACAACCCAATCTGAGCTCCGTCATGGAAGGTCTTCAGAAGATTCGATGCAAAGTACCATCAGTGAACTATACAATCAACAGAGCAGTGACACGTTAAGGCAGAGGCAGTGAAAACATTTTGCGTCTGCTGTGCTAAAACTTTCATAAGGGGAGTGGGAAACGTGCGACGATTGGAGAATGTGACGGCTGGAAAAGCGGACGAAGAAGTACAGGTGTTGTAGAATAACTGCATTGCGTGAAAGCCACGACACGTCTGATGCTTCTGacgtcagcatatatatatatatatatatatatatatatatatatatatatatatatatattatgagcGCGACCCATGACTGACTCTGCTGAATCTCTACAGATCATAATCGCTTGTACAAATCCTGCATCTTTAATTGTCATCATCAGCCGCACAGCTGTTTGGGCATCATAGCTTGAGCTGGGCTAGGTTAAACGTATCTTATATGTGATGGAAGGTGCTTTTCGTTCTCCGCGAACTCTCGCCCTTCTcactggagctccgctcgggtcgccacACACCACCTATTGCCATGCTTGCTAAAGACAATCCGACCACGTCCGGTAATACCACCCCAGCACAGCTTTCGCCATGCGTCGGGGCCATCCACAACCGCCACCGTGACCAACCCGTCTTCGCTGGTCTGTGGGGAGATGACGTCTAGGAATGGCTCCAAAACTACCATCTGGCAAACGACTTCAATAAGAGGAAGAACTTATAGAAGTTGAACAATGTCCCCTTCTACCTCACCATTGTCACGAAAAGCTGGTTTTGCAATCATCAGCTTGATCACCCCGAATGCGAAGCCTTTATGCAGCAACTTCGTCAGATCATCGGCGCTTCCGCTGCCCGCACTGAAGTCGCGAAGAAGAGTATCAGTGAGCCCGTTCAATTCTCCTGGCAATCGCACACATCCAACACTGAGGATCTGCTAGCTTTGTACATATGTGTCA
This genomic window from Dermacentor albipictus isolate Rhodes 1998 colony chromosome 9, USDA_Dalb.pri_finalv2, whole genome shotgun sequence contains:
- the LOC135914112 gene encoding uncharacterized protein, producing MKRGLVFSCLDLFVSFGQIAAMELEQRISNWLPALDKEAVELTFQKLQQCGVESLEHLKYVVEEDLQFLKPISRRILLERFHSAATPNPPVSLSPNDIQSPTNAQGASFSTPWEVFPPQLMKACQEGKRPVKSNLNEMVRLVSDHILAINRKPGRKILRVIAAEIVSHYPKTFEDTLNGAVIGSGIETLMWKLENCVNNKRRPSSEQLDQFERDDEVDLRVKRVKIQRDSYGCVAWQPKLPSDETADSQENKKDDLLSQFRLALPDETMVAQLMSETYASQRQLINASKNIRDIERSWPFLFQAKHLTNHVNILLGSNVARTFDDRLKTVARQVFRYAHSQVKKECLKSCLQEIEAAKANRKSMAVEYEAMPLLLLAIFGEDKELFYKLTEETASDDDLGDLPSCPFICAKGWTFLTANSYTICVDTHPVLHASKPDEAFKLLFFAHFAFNIQYQKETSLCMEFTQRAIAGINPARGTKVQKNGGKQHCLSPRVAALVTALKDYDF